GAGCAAAGCCCAAAGTAATTACCTCTATAATACTCACTATAAACCTCCCTATTAGAAAACTATAACCTAACTGAAACATTATTATATATATTCTAATAGGAAAGAAGTTATATCTCTATTTTGATAACACTTACTAAATATTAAACAAATACTAATCAACTACTAAACTATACCTCTATTATTTGATAACCGGCTGACTTTCTAAGCCTATTCATAATAGCCAAACCTAAGCCTTCTGTTACTACCCCTTCTACTAATATCTTATCAACACCTTCATTATCAAAATCTCTTAAAAGTTTAAAAATATTTTGACCAACCTCAGCTAAATTATCTCTACTCCCCATATACTTAAGATTAACATTACTATAATTACTTCTTAACTCTTTGGTGAGCATTAGACCAAGCTTAAGATCTTGATATGTATTTATTAATTCCTCTATCTTATCTCTAACTTTATCACTTTTTCCTTCAATTAGAATAACTTCTGCTTTTGGGGCATAATGTTTGTACTTCATCCCTGGGGAAATTGCCCTTTTAGCTTCATTCTCACCTTTACTACTAACCGCTGGATCTATATCTACTTCACCTAATACATCAACTAATTCTTCATAAGTAACTCCTCCAGGTCTTAATAAAACCGGGATATTCTTAGACAGATCTATTACTGTAGACTCTACACCTACTCCAGTCTGACCCCCATCAATAATACCATCTATTGTTCCTGCTAAATCCTCAATAACATGTTCTGCTAAAGTAGGGCTTGGTTTCCCAGATAAATTAGCACTTGGTGCTGCTATAGGAACTCCAGCTTCCTCTATTAGCTTTAAAGCTACTTGATGATTTGGCATTCTAATAGCTACAGTCTCAAGCCCCCCTGTAGTAATCCCTGGGACTTTATTATCCTTAGGTAAAACTATAGTCAATGGTCCAGGCCAAAATTTATTTATCAATTTTTTAGCTAAAACTGGTAACTCTTTAGATATTAAATTATTTATATCTTCTTTTTTAGCAATATGTATAATTAAAGGGTTATCTGCTGGCCTTCCCTTAGCATTAAAGATTTCCCTTACTGATTTTTCCTGTAACGCATTAGCTCCTAACCCATATACTGTTTCTGTAGGAAAGGATACCAGCCTTCCTCTTTTTAATAGGTTGGCAGCCTCTTTTAACTCAGTAATATCAAATACTTTAGTTCCTTTAATAACTTTCATTATTTTATCCCTCTCTCTAGTGAAGTAATAAAACGCTCCCAGAAATTATAACATATTTCTCACCAATTTGACTATAGTATATAATATTTTTAAAGATTTGTTAAGAGAGGTCAAACTATATTTACTATTACCTAGTAAATTTAAAATTATTCAAATCAAAAATCTAAAAAGAATTTCTTTTTATTAAAATAAGTGTTATAATTAAAATAAATAAGATTTAAGGAGAGTTTAAGATGAAAACAACTTATTTTTTATTGATTTTTTTTCTTTTAAACTTCTTTATAATAAACAATGTGGCTTTAGCACAAAATATTTCAATACAGGAACCGAATGATAAACAAGAATTACGCTTCAAATTTGAAGGAGAACTGCTTAAAAAAGTCAAAGAATGGACTGAAGATTTTAGTGAAGAATATTTAATTTACAAAGAAGAATTTGGAGAATATAGTACAACTCTTTCTTTGATTGATAGACATTTAATAATTACTAATTCAGACCATAAGATAACAATTAACGAAGATGATTTAACTCTATTACTAGATAAAAATAGAAAAATAAAATATGATTATGATGAAAAAATGTTAAGATATATTTTTAGATTTTAACCCTAAAAAGAAGTAGGTCTAATTAGACCTACTTCTTTTTAGCTAAAATAACCCTCTCAATTCCAGCATAATCTTTAATTCTTTCAATTTGATAAAAATCAAATCCATTTAATATCTCTATAACATAATCACCTTGATTAATGCCTATTTCAAAAGCTAGAATACCTTCTGCTTTTAATTTATTATTTGCCTGATCAATTATTTGACGATAATAAGCAAGACCATCTTCTCCACCATCTAAAGCGTTCAAGGGTTCATTTTTAACCTCATCTTGTAAACCTTCTATCTCTTCAGTTGGAATGTAAGGAGGATTAGAAACAATAATATCTAGCTCTTTATCAATAGGTTCTAACAAACTACCTAATCTAAAATCAATTTTACCCTCAACTTGATGACTCATAGCATTTTCTTTTGCCACTTTTAATGCACCACTAGATATATCTATTGCTATCCCATTAATATGCTTTTTAGCATATTTAGCTATACTAATTATAATTGCTCCAGTTCCTGTACCTATATCAGCAATATTAACTATATCACTACTAAAATCTTCAATCTTATCTAAAACAGCTTCAACTAAATGTTCTGTTTCTGGTCTTGGTATTAAGGTTGATTTATCAACTTTAAAATTCAAAGACATAAACTCTTGCTTAGCAAGAATATAAGCAACAGGTATCCCTTTGCTTCTAGAAACTACAAAGTCGCGATAAAGGTCTATTTCTTTTTTAGTTAAAGGTCTATCAAAGTTAACATATAAGTCTATTCTTTCCATCTCTAAGATCTCAGATAATAAGACTTCAGCATCTAACCTAGGACTATTAATATTATATTTTTCAAAATGTTTAACAGTTCTATCCAATATCTCTTTAACAGTCAAGAACTCCAAATTATTCCACCAACTTTAATTTTTCTATTTGATCTGCTGTAATTAAAGCTTCTATAATTTCGTTTAATTCACCATCTAAAATAGAATCTAGCTGATGAGTAGTCAAATTTATTCTATGATCTGTTACTCTTCCTTGTGGGAAATTATAAGTTCTAATTCTTTCACTTCTATCCCCTGTTCCAACTTGGCTTTTTCTTGCTTCCGCAACTTCAGCTTGCTGTTCTGCTTCGATCTTCTCTTTTAGTCTAGCCCTTAAAATTCTCATTGCTTTATCTTTATTTTTGTGCTGAGATTTTTCATCCTGACAAGATACTACTAATCCCGTTGGTTCATGAGTAATTCTCACAGCTGAATCAGTAGTATTAACACTTTGTCCTCCTGGGCCACTAGAACGATAAGTATCAATCTTTAACTCATGTTGATTGATTTCAATGTCTACATCCTCAGCTTCAGGTAATACAGCTACAGTAGATGTAGAAGTATGAATCCTTCCACTAGATTCTGTTGCAGGTACTCTTTGTACCCTATGAACTCCACTTTCATATTTCAACCGACTATATGCTCCTTTACCTTCAATCATAAATACAATCTCTTTATACCCACCCATATCAGAAAGACTAGAGCTCATTACTTCTGTTTTCCATCCAGCCCTTTCAGCATAGCGAGTATACATCCTATATAAATCTCCAGCAAAGATATTAGCCTCATCTCCACCAGCACCACCACGTATCTCAACAATAACATTCTTTTCATCGTTAGGATCTTTAGGAATTAGCATTAATGGTAATTTCTCTTCTAATTTTTCCATTATTGGTTTTGCTTCATTTAACTGCATATTAGCTAATTCAATCATCTCTTCATCATCAGCAATCTCTAATATTTCTTCTGCTTCTTCTACATTGGATTGTAGCTCTTTATATTGCTTATATTTCTCAACAATCTCTTTTAAATCAGCATATTCCATAGATAATTTTTGGAATTTATCTTGATCAGCAATCACCTCTGGATTACTTAATGACTTTTCTATCCCTTTATAACGATCTACAACACCCTCTAATTTATCAATCCACCTTTTCATAAATAAACCTCCTTGATACGATTCCTTACATTATATTGATCACAATTATTATATCATAAATTAATCTTTAATAAAGCTTATAGCTATTTTGTAGTTAAAAAATAATAAGGTTATTTATAAATAACCTTATTATTTTTCTTCTTGCAATACACTTTCTAATGATTTAATAGCTACCTCTAACTGATCTAAAGATGGCTCTCTAGTAGTTAATTTCTGCAAATGCAAACCAGGTAATGCAGCTAATTTAAATAATTTATTAGCATTATCTTTACCCGCTTGTTTAATTAATTCATAAGATAAACCTGCTACAATAGGTAATAAAGATACATGAATAAGAATTCTATTAATCAGACTTGGCTTTCCAAAGAAAGAAAATAATAATACACTCATTAACATAACAATTAACAAGAAATTAGTTCCACACCTAGGATGTAGTGTAGAAAATCCTTTAGCATTTTCTGGGCTTAATGGTAATTCAGATTCATAATTATGAATTACTTTATGCTCTGCTCCATGGTACTCAAAAACCCTTTTTATATCTTCTAAACGTGATATTATTAAAATATAAATCAAGAAAAAAGAAA
Above is a window of Orenia marismortui DSM 5156 DNA encoding:
- a CDS encoding L-threonylcarbamoyladenylate synthase, encoding MKVIKGTKVFDITELKEAANLLKRGRLVSFPTETVYGLGANALQEKSVREIFNAKGRPADNPLIIHIAKKEDINNLISKELPVLAKKLINKFWPGPLTIVLPKDNKVPGITTGGLETVAIRMPNHQVALKLIEEAGVPIAAPSANLSGKPSPTLAEHVIEDLAGTIDGIIDGGQTGVGVESTVIDLSKNIPVLLRPGGVTYEELVDVLGEVDIDPAVSSKGENEAKRAISPGMKYKHYAPKAEVILIEGKSDKVRDKIEELINTYQDLKLGLMLTKELRSNYSNVNLKYMGSRDNLAEVGQNIFKLLRDFDNEGVDKILVEGVVTEGLGLAIMNRLRKSAGYQIIEV
- the prmC gene encoding peptide chain release factor N(5)-glutamine methyltransferase, with product MEFLTVKEILDRTVKHFEKYNINSPRLDAEVLLSEILEMERIDLYVNFDRPLTKKEIDLYRDFVVSRSKGIPVAYILAKQEFMSLNFKVDKSTLIPRPETEHLVEAVLDKIEDFSSDIVNIADIGTGTGAIIISIAKYAKKHINGIAIDISSGALKVAKENAMSHQVEGKIDFRLGSLLEPIDKELDIIVSNPPYIPTEEIEGLQDEVKNEPLNALDGGEDGLAYYRQIIDQANNKLKAEGILAFEIGINQGDYVIEILNGFDFYQIERIKDYAGIERVILAKKK
- the prfA gene encoding peptide chain release factor 1 translates to MKRWIDKLEGVVDRYKGIEKSLSNPEVIADQDKFQKLSMEYADLKEIVEKYKQYKELQSNVEEAEEILEIADDEEMIELANMQLNEAKPIMEKLEEKLPLMLIPKDPNDEKNVIVEIRGGAGGDEANIFAGDLYRMYTRYAERAGWKTEVMSSSLSDMGGYKEIVFMIEGKGAYSRLKYESGVHRVQRVPATESSGRIHTSTSTVAVLPEAEDVDIEINQHELKIDTYRSSGPGGQSVNTTDSAVRITHEPTGLVVSCQDEKSQHKNKDKAMRILRARLKEKIEAEQQAEVAEARKSQVGTGDRSERIRTYNFPQGRVTDHRINLTTHQLDSILDGELNEIIEALITADQIEKLKLVE
- a CDS encoding DUF1385 domain-containing protein; this translates as MPEKQYGGQAVIEGVMMRGEGHIAVAVRKEDGDIVIDKKELNSLSKRFKFLKLPIFRGVVALFQSLIIGLQALTFSANQFSEEEEDLDLWELISTIAISFGLAIGIFVVLPAVLISFIQKYLSSAIAINLIEGLIKVSFFLIYILIISRLEDIKRVFEYHGAEHKVIHNYESELPLSPENAKGFSTLHPRCGTNFLLIVMLMSVLLFSFFGKPSLINRILIHVSLLPIVAGLSYELIKQAGKDNANKLFKLAALPGLHLQKLTTREPSLDQLEVAIKSLESVLQEEK